TCGCCTCGGACGTGTGGATCCTGCCCGGACTGGTGGACGCCCACTGTCACATCGGCCTGGGGTCGGCCGGGGCGGTCAGCGCCGAGGTGGCCGAGCAGCAGGCGCGCACCGACCGCAATGCCGGGACCCTGCTGATCCGCGACGCCGGCTCGCCGATCGACACCCACTGGCTGGACGCACAGGCCGATCAGCCCCGGATCATTCGTGCCGGTCGGCACATCGCTCGGCCCAAGCGCTACATCCGCAACTTCGCCGCCGAAGTGGAGCCCGAGCAGTTGGTCGCCGAGGTGGCCCGCCAGGCCGTCCGGGGCGACGGCTGGGTGAAGCTGGTCGGGGACTGGATCGACCGCGACCTCGGAGATCTCGCTCCGCTGTGGCCCTACGAGACCGCCAAGGCCGCCATCGAGGAGGCCCACCGGCTCGGCGCCCGGGTGACCGCGCACTGCTTCGACGAGGAGTCGGTGCAGCAGCTGGTCCGGGCCGGCATCGACGGCATCGAGCACGGCACCGGCCTGGACGCCGACACCATCGAGTTGATGGCGGCGCGACAGGTGGCTCTGGTGCCGACCCTGATCAACCTGGAGAACTTCCCGAGCTTCGCGGCAGCCGGACGGGACAAGTTCCCCCGCTACGCCGACCACATGATGGCTCTGCACCAGCGGCGCCGGGAGACGATCGGGGCGGCCATCGAGGCCGGGGTGCCGGTCTACGCCGGCACCGACGCCGGCGGGACTCTGCCGCACGGGCTGATCAGCTCGGAGATCGGCCTGCTGGCCGAACTGGGCGGTACCGAGTACGCATTGGGTGCGGCCTCCTGGCGGGCCCGCCAGTGGCTCGGCGCCGAGGCTGCCGGTGAGGGGGAGTCGGCCGACCTGGTGGTCTACCGTGCCGATCCGCGGGTGGAGCCGGAAGTGACCGCTCATCCGGCCATGGTGATCCTGCGCGGTGCGGTGGTGGCTTCGGCCTAGCCCGCCAACACGGGGGTCAACGCCCACCAGATCATCATCAGGTTCAGCGCGACCACGGTGGCCACGATCGTCCAGTTCAGCACTCGGCTGAGCGGACGATCGACGTAGTCACCCATCATTCGCCGATCTCCGGTGACCAGAGCCAGCGGTGCCGCGGCCAAGGCCACGCCGAAGCTCAGCACCACCTGACTCCAGACCAGGACGTCGGTGGGCGGCAGCCCGAATAGCAGCAGCACCACGGCAGGCAGCACGGTGATCAGCCGACGGGCGGTCGGGGCCACGTGCCAGACGTTCAGATCCTTGAGGATCCGGGAGCCGGCGTGGGTGCCGACCACTGCCGAGCCGATGCCTGAGGCGATCAGTCCGACCGCGAAGATGCCGGCGGCCAGCGGCCCCAGGTCGGCGTTCAGGGTGGCGTGGGCAGCCTCGATGGTGTCGCCGCCGGTGCCGGCCAGGGTGGTGGCGCCCAGCAGCAGCATGCTGACGTTCACCGTGCCGGAGATCAGCAGTGCCGCGAAGACGTCCACCCGCTGTAGGCGCAGCAGCCGGGGCAGCGGCTGGTCGAGTTCGCCACCGCCGGGCCGGAACCGGTCGATGGCCAGCGCGGAGTGTAGGTAGATGGCGTGCGGCATCACGGTGGCACCCAGCATGGCGGCGATCAGCGGCCAGGCGCCGTGGTCGGGTAGCTGCGGGATCAGCCCGGCCAGAGTGGCCATCGGGTCCGGCGGACGAAACCAGAGCGCACCCAGGAAGCCGGCCACGATCACGGCCAGCACCGCCCCGACGCCCAACTCGAAGCCACGCTCGCCGTTGCTGCGCAGCAGGCGCAACAGGATCACCGAGACCAAGCCCACGATGATCCCGCCCAGCCACAGCGGAATCCCGAACAGCAGGTAGAGGCCCAGCGCGCCGCCGACCACCTCGGCCAGGTCGGTGGCGATGGCGATCGCGAAGGCCTGCAGCGGGTAGCCCCAGGTGAAGATCGGACGGCTGCGTCCGGTGAATCGGGCGGCGATGGCCTGGGGCAGGGTCAGCCCGGTGACCAGGCCGAGCTTGGCCGACTGGTACTGGATCACCATGGCCATCAGCGAGGCCAGGGCCAGCACCCAGACCAGGGCGTAGCCGTAGCGGGCACCGCCGCTGGCATTGGCGGCGACATTGCCCGGATCGACATAGGCGATACTGGCGACGAAGGCGGGTCCGAGAGAGCCCAGCGCCCAAGCGAGGGCTCCTCGCCGGCTCGGCTGGTTGGCGGTTGGCTGGTGCATCTTGAGCCGCAGGTTATCCCGGTTGGCCCCCAGAGCCGCGCTTCTGGCACACTATTACCCGCATCACTGGAATGCAGGTGCCCTCTCATGCCCTGTTGACGGTGATTCACCCGGAGTCGAGGGACGTTGCCCCACATCGCCGCAAGGCTCCACCCGCTCGGCCGGTGACGTCACCGGTCCTTGTTCCAACAGGAGATTCCACACTCGTGGCTGTCAAGATTCGTCTCAAGCGGCTCGGCAAGATCCGCTCCCCGCACTACCGCATCGTCGTCATGGACGCCCGCACCAAGCGTGACGGTCGCGCCATCGAGGAGATCGGTCTCTACCACCCGAAGAACTCCCCGTCGGTGATCAAGGTCGACTCCGAGCGGGCGCAGTACTGGCTCGGCGTCGGCGCACAGCCGACCGAAGCCGTGGTGGCCATCTTCAAGCGCACCGGTGACTGGCAGAAGTTCAGCGGTGACACCTCGCCGTCCGGTGTCGACCCGCAGCCGGAGCCCAAGGACAAGGTGGCCCTGTTCAACGCCGCCCTGGCCGAGGCCGACGACGAGCCCGCCGCTGCCGCCATCTCCAAGAAGAAGAAGGCTGCCGACCCCGAGCCCGAGGTCGAGGCTGCTGAGCCGGCCGAGGCTGAAGAGGCCTGATCGTGCTCGCTGACGCACTGGAACACCTGGTCCGTGGACTGGTGCCCAATGCCGACGACGTCCGGGTTCGTGAGTTCGACCGCGGACGCGGCCGCACCCTCGAGGTGCGGGTGCACCCGGAGGACATCGGCAAGGTCATCGGCCGCCAGGGTCGCACCGCCAGCGCACTGCGCACGGTGATCGCGGCCCTTGCCGGACGCGAGCAGGTCCGGGTCGACTTCGTCGATGTCGACCGGCGCTCACGTCGTCACAACTGATTCAGTAACGAGCCAGAATCCGCCCCGACCGCTTCCGCGGCGGGGCGGATTCGGTATGGAGACCAGTGAGCGAACAGGTGATCGTCGGCACCATCGGCCGAGCCCACGGCTTGCGCGGACAGGTGACCGTCCGTCCGCAGACCGACAGTGTTGAGCAGCGGTTCGCGGCCGGCGCCAC
The nucleotide sequence above comes from Propionicimonas paludicola. Encoded proteins:
- a CDS encoding amidohydrolase family protein; protein product: MNQGQPAAALHLDGVMLPSGERTGVWIVDGTVTLIPVPGATTIASDVWILPGLVDAHCHIGLGSAGAVSAEVAEQQARTDRNAGTLLIRDAGSPIDTHWLDAQADQPRIIRAGRHIARPKRYIRNFAAEVEPEQLVAEVARQAVRGDGWVKLVGDWIDRDLGDLAPLWPYETAKAAIEEAHRLGARVTAHCFDEESVQQLVRAGIDGIEHGTGLDADTIELMAARQVALVPTLINLENFPSFAAAGRDKFPRYADHMMALHQRRRETIGAAIEAGVPVYAGTDAGGTLPHGLISSEIGLLAELGGTEYALGAASWRARQWLGAEAAGEGESADLVVYRADPRVEPEVTAHPAMVILRGAVVASA
- a CDS encoding Nramp family divalent metal transporter; protein product: MHQPTANQPSRRGALAWALGSLGPAFVASIAYVDPGNVAANASGGARYGYALVWVLALASLMAMVIQYQSAKLGLVTGLTLPQAIAARFTGRSRPIFTWGYPLQAFAIAIATDLAEVVGGALGLYLLFGIPLWLGGIIVGLVSVILLRLLRSNGERGFELGVGAVLAVIVAGFLGALWFRPPDPMATLAGLIPQLPDHGAWPLIAAMLGATVMPHAIYLHSALAIDRFRPGGGELDQPLPRLLRLQRVDVFAALLISGTVNVSMLLLGATTLAGTGGDTIEAAHATLNADLGPLAAGIFAVGLIASGIGSAVVGTHAGSRILKDLNVWHVAPTARRLITVLPAVVLLLFGLPPTDVLVWSQVVLSFGVALAAAPLALVTGDRRMMGDYVDRPLSRVLNWTIVATVVALNLMMIWWALTPVLAG
- the rpsP gene encoding 30S ribosomal protein S16, whose protein sequence is MAVKIRLKRLGKIRSPHYRIVVMDARTKRDGRAIEEIGLYHPKNSPSVIKVDSERAQYWLGVGAQPTEAVVAIFKRTGDWQKFSGDTSPSGVDPQPEPKDKVALFNAALAEADDEPAAAAISKKKKAADPEPEVEAAEPAEAEEA
- a CDS encoding RNA-binding protein: MLADALEHLVRGLVPNADDVRVREFDRGRGRTLEVRVHPEDIGKVIGRQGRTASALRTVIAALAGREQVRVDFVDVDRRSRRHN